In Cloacibacterium caeni, a single window of DNA contains:
- a CDS encoding OmpA family protein, with protein MKLKLVFIALIGVLPIAFFGQQKEESSKQPIENKEKKFNEWGISAGFGVPVMHSADLNSFNKGKNLFGYSAYLSIDKAITHAFGLNLQYDLGETNQGLSKINEGSTANSVGAKTKYQTISLIGDINLSNLLRKIDSDLPFRWALHGYAGFGTIAYKTYRQDEGSTSAPLITDKDFSMKSLFGQAGAGLKFKVNRRIDIEGRVMYIITGDDSFDGGGNYLGNADLGYNGYDSPINSRDNQTSDNYFNATLGISLKLGKHQSHLMWHDPLQEMYYKLDVLDNKNVDVEVCKKGDADNDGICDDWDRQLDTPVGARVDGAGVALDTDLDGVIDLHDKCVTVPGPVENQGCPVSPITPPVK; from the coding sequence ATGAAATTAAAATTAGTCTTTATAGCTCTAATTGGAGTTCTTCCCATTGCTTTTTTTGGACAGCAGAAGGAAGAGAGTTCTAAGCAGCCTATAGAAAATAAAGAAAAGAAATTTAATGAGTGGGGAATATCCGCAGGATTTGGAGTTCCAGTAATGCATTCAGCAGATTTAAATTCTTTTAATAAAGGAAAAAATTTATTTGGTTATTCTGCATATTTAAGCATAGATAAAGCGATTACACACGCATTTGGTCTTAATTTGCAATATGATTTGGGAGAAACTAACCAAGGTCTATCAAAGATTAATGAAGGCTCAACTGCTAATTCTGTTGGAGCAAAAACAAAATATCAAACCATCAGTTTAATTGGAGATATTAATTTATCAAATTTGTTAAGAAAAATTGACAGTGATTTACCATTTAGATGGGCATTACACGGTTATGCAGGATTTGGAACTATTGCTTATAAAACATACAGACAGGACGAAGGTTCTACTTCTGCACCATTAATCACTGATAAGGATTTTTCAATGAAATCATTATTTGGACAAGCTGGAGCAGGTCTTAAATTTAAAGTTAATAGAAGAATAGATATTGAAGGAAGAGTAATGTATATAATTACTGGAGATGATTCTTTTGATGGAGGAGGTAATTATTTGGGGAATGCAGATTTAGGATACAACGGTTATGATAGTCCTATAAATTCTAGAGATAACCAGACGTCTGATAATTATTTCAATGCTACATTAGGAATTTCTTTAAAGTTAGGAAAGCATCAATCTCATTTGATGTGGCATGATCCACTACAAGAAATGTATTATAAATTAGATGTTCTAGATAACAAGAATGTGGACGTAGAGGTTTGTAAAAAAGGAGATGCAGATAATGATGGAATTTGTGATGATTGGGATAGACAACTAGACACTCCTGTTGGTGCAAGAGTAGATGGAGCGGGTGTAGCTTTAGATACAGATTTAGATGGAGTCATTGATTTACATGATAAGTGTGTAACTGTTCCAGGTCCAGTAGAAAATCAAGGTTGTCCAGTTAGTCCAATAACACCACCAGTTAAATAA
- the rpmG gene encoding 50S ribosomal protein L33, producing the protein MAKKGNRVQVILECTEHKETGVAGMSRYITTKNKKNTTERLELKKYNPVLKKYTVHKEIK; encoded by the coding sequence ATGGCTAAGAAAGGAAATAGAGTTCAAGTAATTCTTGAGTGCACAGAGCACAAAGAAACAGGTGTGGCTGGAATGTCTAGATACATCACCACAAAAAATAAAAAGAACACTACGGAAAGATTAGAGCTTAAAAAGTACAATCCGGTTCTTAAGAAATATACAGTTCACAAAGAAATCAAGTAA
- the lnt gene encoding apolipoprotein N-acyltransferase, with translation MKYIFLSLISALLLSISWPTYGIPFFIFFAFVPLLLMEQEISKFSKINKKGWVVFGLTYLAFFIWNVVTTGWLYHAKNPDGNNSLLAVAIPVIVNSLLMSLVFQLYYWYKKVRGTYFGLVFFVAIWLSFERFHLNWEFTWPWLNLGNSFSEYPQLIQWYDTIGATGGSFWILLINVFAFYTLRIWQAGRIRKDLVKNISILTVIIVLPLLISIYKYNSYQEKPIGEVTTLLLQPKLDPYTEKYSKDSLQILGELLSLAEENSKTKVDFFIAPETAFPGNGSLNENGFNKSTSIAIAKDFLGKHPQSIFLTGASTHKFLFDEADTEDYSTKIQEGVWVNSYNSALQIIPNQEVEVYHKAKLVPGVEIFPYIRYLKPILGDAMLDFGGANSSLGIDKERKVFSNTFNKAKMAPIICYESIYGEYVTDYVKNGANLLAIMTNDSWWDNTEGHKQLLSYARLRAIETRREIVRAANSGISAHINARGDILQDTFYDDRTALLVKANLLEEKSIYTKIGDLISRIAIFVLGFLIIYHFGERIASKK, from the coding sequence ATGAAATACATTTTTCTATCATTAATATCAGCACTATTATTGTCTATTTCTTGGCCTACTTACGGAATTCCGTTTTTTATATTTTTTGCTTTCGTTCCCTTATTATTAATGGAGCAAGAAATTTCTAAATTTTCAAAAATCAATAAAAAAGGATGGGTGGTTTTTGGTTTGACTTATCTTGCTTTTTTCATTTGGAATGTTGTCACTACAGGTTGGTTGTATCATGCTAAAAATCCAGACGGAAATAACTCTCTTTTGGCAGTTGCAATTCCTGTTATAGTCAATTCTTTATTGATGAGTTTGGTTTTTCAACTGTATTATTGGTATAAGAAAGTAAGAGGAACTTATTTTGGGCTAGTATTTTTTGTAGCAATTTGGTTAAGTTTCGAAAGGTTTCATCTCAATTGGGAATTTACTTGGCCTTGGCTTAATCTAGGAAATTCGTTTTCAGAATATCCTCAATTGATTCAGTGGTACGACACGATTGGCGCAACTGGCGGTAGTTTTTGGATTTTGCTGATTAATGTATTTGCTTTTTATACTTTGAGAATTTGGCAAGCAGGAAGAATAAGAAAAGATTTGGTGAAGAATATTTCTATTTTAACAGTGATTATAGTTCTGCCTCTTCTGATTTCTATTTATAAATACAATTCTTATCAAGAAAAACCAATAGGAGAAGTAACTACGCTTTTGCTTCAGCCAAAATTAGATCCTTATACCGAAAAATACAGTAAAGATTCTTTACAAATATTAGGAGAACTTTTAAGTTTAGCCGAAGAAAATTCTAAAACAAAAGTAGATTTTTTCATTGCGCCCGAAACTGCATTTCCTGGGAACGGAAGTTTGAACGAAAATGGTTTTAATAAAAGTACTTCTATCGCAATTGCCAAAGATTTTTTGGGAAAACACCCACAATCTATATTTTTAACAGGAGCTTCCACGCATAAATTTTTGTTTGACGAAGCGGATACTGAGGATTATTCTACAAAAATTCAAGAAGGAGTTTGGGTAAATTCTTATAATTCTGCATTGCAAATTATTCCAAATCAAGAAGTGGAGGTTTATCACAAAGCGAAATTGGTTCCTGGAGTTGAAATTTTCCCTTACATTAGATATCTGAAGCCTATTTTGGGAGATGCGATGCTGGATTTCGGAGGTGCAAATTCATCTCTTGGAATTGATAAGGAAAGAAAAGTTTTCAGCAATACATTTAACAAGGCTAAAATGGCTCCTATTATCTGTTATGAAAGTATTTATGGAGAATACGTAACCGATTATGTCAAAAATGGTGCAAATCTTTTAGCGATTATGACCAATGATTCTTGGTGGGATAATACGGAAGGTCACAAGCAATTGCTTTCTTATGCTAGACTGAGAGCCATAGAGACCAGAAGAGAGATTGTACGTGCTGCCAATAGCGGAATTTCTGCGCATATTAATGCAAGAGGAGATATTCTACAAGACACCTTTTATGACGATAGAACAGCGCTATTGGTAAAGGCTAATTTGCTCGAAGAAAAATCTATTTACACAAAAATAGGTGATTTAATCTCAAGAATTGCTATATTTGTGCTCGGATTTTTAATTATTTACCACTTCGGAGAAAGAATAGCTTCTAAAAAATAA
- the rpmB gene encoding 50S ribosomal protein L28 → MSRICQITGKRAMVGNNVSHANNKTKRRFEINLLEKTFYLPEQEKSVTLRVSAHGLRVINKIGIEEAIERATRNGFLK, encoded by the coding sequence ATGTCAAGAATTTGCCAAATAACAGGTAAGCGTGCAATGGTAGGAAACAACGTTTCTCACGCAAATAACAAAACGAAAAGACGTTTTGAAATTAATTTATTAGAGAAGACATTTTATCTTCCAGAGCAAGAAAAAAGCGTAACATTAAGAGTTTCTGCTCATGGTTTGAGAGTTATCAATAAAATTGGTATCGAGGAGGCGATTGAAAGAGCAACAAGAAACGGATTTTTAAAATAA
- a CDS encoding RecQ family ATP-dependent DNA helicase has translation MQSSHHLAELTQKTLSHFWGYQDFRDSQQDIIHAVIAGKDTIALLPTGGGKSLCYQLPALVLEGTCLVISPLLALMKDQVQQLKLRGIEAEYLSSELDELQQEEIYGRCIEGITKLLYISPERLQNRQFLERIEEIQISFIAVDEAHCISEWGQDFRPSYQNIKNFRTLFKNVPCLALTATATPKVLEDIKLKLGFTQYQIFRKSFKRENISIFNDEVADKYQRVLDLLKHNQNSGIIYTRTRKEAENLTEFLQKNKLKNVDFFHAGLSVKEKHQKQEKWLKSNQNVLISTNAFGMGIDKENVRFVIHLSPAPSLENYYQEIGRAGRDGEKSYAFLLWNEQELLNLDDVFYNQTPSKSEFLKVISYLYSTFMIAENELPENIFELNISKIQNFTKISQAKIRNVLNFLHNQELIYLNTSKNLSTLELKFEVSDLENLQRKDSYFIELLLRCVDGLSTHRVQFSESNTCKKLGVGAQELKERLKEIHQKGYLDYLDGSLDSIKFLKPREDRTFSGKWWNLFEQIQKNKLQKWEEMKFYTRNHDCCKMKLILTYFGEKEAKNCGNCYVCTAKNPKTNAISAERQILDILQQKPATLDDLNAILLEYSREKIQEVLIFLLDLGKIRMLDFRTYTIR, from the coding sequence ATGCAATCTTCTCATCATTTAGCTGAACTCACACAGAAAACCCTTTCTCATTTTTGGGGATATCAAGATTTCAGGGATTCACAACAAGACATCATTCATGCGGTTATTGCAGGTAAAGATACCATTGCACTTTTACCAACTGGTGGTGGTAAATCTCTTTGTTATCAACTTCCAGCTTTGGTTTTAGAAGGCACTTGTTTGGTGATTTCTCCACTTTTGGCTTTAATGAAAGACCAAGTTCAGCAGTTGAAATTAAGAGGGATAGAAGCAGAGTATTTAAGTTCGGAATTAGATGAATTACAACAAGAAGAAATTTATGGGAGGTGTATTGAAGGAATTACCAAATTGCTTTATATTTCTCCAGAAAGGCTTCAGAATCGTCAGTTTTTAGAAAGAATAGAAGAAATTCAGATTTCTTTTATTGCAGTAGACGAAGCACACTGTATTTCTGAATGGGGACAAGATTTCAGACCGAGTTATCAAAATATTAAAAATTTTAGAACACTTTTTAAAAACGTTCCTTGCCTTGCGCTAACAGCTACTGCGACTCCAAAAGTTTTAGAAGACATTAAACTAAAATTAGGATTTACTCAATATCAAATTTTTAGAAAAAGTTTTAAAAGAGAAAATATCAGCATTTTTAATGATGAAGTAGCAGATAAATACCAGAGAGTTTTAGATTTGCTAAAACACAACCAAAATTCAGGGATTATTTACACCAGAACCAGAAAAGAAGCAGAAAATTTAACAGAATTTTTGCAAAAAAATAAACTCAAAAATGTAGATTTTTTTCACGCAGGACTCTCTGTGAAAGAAAAACATCAGAAGCAAGAAAAATGGCTCAAAAGCAACCAGAATGTATTGATTTCTACCAACGCTTTTGGGATGGGAATTGATAAAGAAAACGTGAGATTTGTTATTCATCTTTCACCAGCACCATCCTTAGAAAACTACTATCAGGAAATCGGAAGAGCTGGTAGAGATGGCGAGAAAAGTTATGCTTTTTTACTTTGGAATGAGCAGGAATTACTGAATTTAGATGATGTTTTTTATAATCAAACTCCTTCTAAATCAGAGTTTTTGAAAGTAATTTCTTATCTGTATTCTACTTTCATGATTGCCGAAAATGAATTGCCTGAAAATATTTTTGAACTGAACATTTCTAAAATTCAAAACTTTACTAAAATCTCTCAAGCCAAGATTAGAAATGTACTTAATTTTCTGCATAATCAAGAGTTAATTTATCTCAATACCTCTAAAAATTTATCTACTTTAGAATTGAAATTTGAGGTAAGTGATTTAGAAAATTTGCAGAGAAAAGATAGCTATTTTATAGAATTATTGCTCAGATGTGTTGATGGTTTGTCTACGCACAGAGTTCAGTTTAGCGAATCAAATACATGTAAAAAATTAGGAGTTGGCGCGCAAGAACTCAAAGAAAGGCTGAAAGAAATTCACCAAAAAGGATACCTAGATTATCTAGACGGAAGTTTAGATTCTATCAAATTTTTGAAACCTAGAGAAGACAGAACTTTTTCTGGGAAATGGTGGAATCTTTTTGAACAAATTCAGAAAAATAAATTACAGAAATGGGAAGAAATGAAATTTTACACCAGAAATCATGATTGCTGTAAAATGAAACTTATTCTTACTTATTTCGGGGAAAAAGAGGCGAAAAACTGCGGAAATTGCTATGTTTGCACCGCCAAAAATCCTAAAACCAATGCCATTAGTGCAGAAAGACAAATTCTAGATATTCTACAGCAAAAACCAGCTACTTTAGATGATTTGAATGCAATTTTGTTAGAATATTCCAGAGAAAAAATTCAAGAAGTGCTTATCTTTTTGCTTGATTTAGGAAAAATTAGAATGTTAGATTTTAGAACGTATACTATACGATAA
- the ftsY gene encoding signal recognition particle-docking protein FtsY, which produces MSWFKNIFKKEEKESLDKGLEKSSQGFFDKISRAVIGKSKVDDEVLDELEEVLIASDVGVNTTVKIIERIEARVERDKYVNTSELDKILREEISALLLENPHSQTKNIDETKKPYVIMVVGVNGVGKTTTIGKLANQFKSQGLKVVLGAGDTFRAAAVDQLVIWSERVGVPIVKQNMGSDPASVAFDTVQSAVAQNADVVIIDTAGRLHNKINLMNELSKIKRVMQKVLPEAPHEVLLVLDGSTGQNAFEQAKQFTAATEVTALAVTKLDGTAKGGVVIGISDQFQIPVKYIGVGEKMEDLQLFNGEEFVDSFFKRRS; this is translated from the coding sequence ATGAGTTGGTTTAAAAATATATTTAAAAAAGAGGAAAAAGAATCTTTAGACAAAGGTTTAGAAAAATCAAGTCAAGGTTTTTTTGATAAAATTTCTAGAGCTGTAATCGGAAAATCTAAAGTAGATGATGAGGTTCTAGATGAGCTAGAAGAAGTGCTTATTGCTTCTGATGTAGGTGTAAATACTACTGTAAAAATCATCGAAAGGATAGAAGCGCGAGTAGAAAGAGATAAATATGTAAACACGTCTGAATTGGATAAAATTCTTCGTGAGGAAATTTCTGCTTTGCTTTTAGAAAATCCACATTCTCAAACCAAAAATATAGACGAAACCAAAAAGCCATACGTAATTATGGTAGTTGGAGTAAATGGAGTAGGAAAAACCACTACAATTGGTAAACTAGCTAATCAATTTAAATCTCAAGGTTTGAAAGTGGTTTTAGGAGCTGGAGATACATTTAGAGCTGCAGCTGTAGACCAATTGGTGATTTGGAGTGAAAGAGTAGGCGTTCCTATTGTAAAGCAAAATATGGGTTCTGATCCTGCTTCTGTAGCTTTTGATACAGTTCAAAGTGCTGTAGCACAAAATGCAGATGTAGTCATCATTGATACTGCAGGAAGATTGCACAATAAAATCAACTTGATGAATGAGCTTTCTAAGATTAAACGTGTTATGCAGAAGGTTTTACCAGAAGCGCCACACGAAGTTTTATTGGTTTTAGATGGTTCTACTGGTCAAAACGCTTTTGAGCAGGCAAAACAATTTACGGCAGCTACAGAAGTTACCGCTCTTGCGGTGACAAAGCTAGATGGAACTGCGAAAGGAGGTGTAGTCATTGGAATTTCAGACCAATTTCAGATTCCTGTAAAATACATTGGAGTAGGCGAAAAAATGGAAGATTTGCAATTATTTAATGGTGAAGAATTTGTAGATTCTTTCTTTAAGAGGAGATCATAA
- a CDS encoding TonB-dependent siderophore receptor, with protein sequence MRNQILPLLLVAASITANAQQKKDSLYTRTIEDVKLHKTGNPNNARVSTIKSQLDVMETPQAIAIVTHEVIEQQQAQQLSDVVKNVNGVYITSARGASQDSFGARGYTFGNENIYKNGSRVNSGIFPEVSGLERVEVLKGSAAILYGNVAPGGIVNMVTKKPLFNFGGNIALNYGSWNNIKPTIDIYGGLTKNSAFRVNGSYENKESFRDIVQSEKHYFNPSFLYNISEKTQIIIEADYLKHHFTPDFGLGGLVLNTTTNESKLNTLLGINKFPGATWQYQTNEMLTSTVTLNHEINSNWNFNTVAFFQDYTRDFYGTERIQWNLQTNGDYVWKRTLNKQLQEQKYGSLQFNLNGQFNTGKLNHKLLVGADADYLQADTYSYQLQKQDGTFADAGNNFVYGTNGNTSNGNILLSDENTWKSGEMLNSRQKDLNRIPTRRVGIYAQDLISITDKFKVLAGLRWSYLENKSTIVENYLNNTKTYKASSGNPKESAFSPRVGLVYQIDDSFSTFASYSNSFNPNSGRDINNLPLPSSLIDQYEIGLKKNLWKNTLAFNITAYQIENSNLAQTAAFDKNGNINGDTNIKEMTGATRSRGIELDITGNPTPNLSINAGYAYNNMVYTDTPDSDGSFVEGERLVRTPANTANASIFYTLPKYVKGLKLGFTAFYTGERLAGWNNLKDSNGNQKTNRMYEIGDFTTVDFTIGYQFKKFNIQGRLGNIFDVVDYNVHENYSVNPITPRNFYLTFNYKF encoded by the coding sequence ATGAGAAATCAAATACTTCCCCTTTTATTAGTTGCAGCATCAATTACTGCAAATGCTCAACAAAAAAAAGACAGTTTATATACCAGAACCATAGAAGATGTAAAGCTTCACAAGACAGGAAATCCTAATAACGCTAGAGTTTCTACTATAAAATCTCAACTAGATGTAATGGAAACTCCACAAGCGATTGCCATCGTAACTCATGAAGTTATAGAACAGCAACAAGCACAACAACTTTCGGATGTAGTAAAAAATGTAAACGGTGTTTATATTACATCTGCGAGAGGTGCTTCTCAAGACAGTTTTGGAGCTAGAGGTTACACTTTTGGCAATGAAAATATTTACAAAAACGGAAGCAGAGTAAACTCTGGTATTTTCCCAGAAGTTTCTGGTCTAGAACGTGTAGAAGTCCTGAAAGGTAGTGCTGCCATTCTTTATGGAAACGTAGCTCCTGGTGGAATTGTTAACATGGTGACCAAAAAACCTCTTTTTAACTTCGGTGGAAATATCGCTTTAAATTACGGAAGTTGGAACAATATAAAACCTACCATTGACATTTATGGCGGATTGACCAAAAATTCAGCTTTTAGAGTAAACGGAAGCTATGAAAATAAAGAAAGTTTCAGAGATATTGTACAATCAGAAAAGCATTATTTCAATCCAAGTTTTCTTTACAACATTTCAGAAAAAACACAAATTATCATAGAAGCAGATTATCTTAAACATCACTTCACTCCAGATTTTGGTTTAGGCGGATTAGTATTAAACACAACCACTAATGAATCAAAACTCAACACACTTCTTGGAATCAATAAATTCCCTGGTGCAACTTGGCAATATCAAACCAATGAAATGCTTACTTCTACAGTAACATTAAACCACGAAATTAATTCTAATTGGAATTTTAATACGGTTGCATTTTTCCAAGATTATACCAGGGATTTTTACGGAACTGAAAGAATTCAGTGGAATTTGCAAACCAATGGAGATTACGTTTGGAAGAGAACTTTAAACAAACAACTTCAGGAACAAAAGTACGGAAGCCTTCAGTTTAATTTAAATGGTCAATTCAACACAGGAAAATTAAACCACAAACTTTTAGTTGGTGCAGACGCTGATTATTTACAAGCAGACACTTATTCTTATCAATTGCAAAAACAAGATGGTACTTTCGCAGATGCTGGAAATAACTTTGTTTATGGAACCAATGGAAATACCAGCAATGGAAACATTCTTTTATCAGACGAAAACACTTGGAAATCTGGAGAAATGCTTAATTCAAGACAAAAAGACCTTAACAGAATTCCTACAAGAAGAGTTGGTATTTATGCTCAAGATTTAATTTCCATTACAGATAAATTCAAAGTTCTAGCTGGTTTAAGATGGTCGTATTTAGAAAATAAGAGTACCATTGTAGAAAACTATTTGAATAACACTAAAACATATAAAGCAAGTTCAGGAAATCCTAAAGAAAGTGCATTTTCTCCAAGAGTAGGATTAGTATATCAGATTGATGATAGCTTCAGCACATTTGCAAGTTATAGCAACTCTTTCAATCCTAACTCTGGTAGAGATATTAACAATTTACCATTGCCTTCTTCTTTGATTGACCAATATGAAATTGGTTTAAAGAAAAATTTATGGAAAAACACTTTAGCGTTTAATATTACTGCTTATCAAATTGAAAACAGCAACTTAGCACAAACAGCTGCTTTTGATAAAAATGGAAACATAAATGGTGATACTAACATAAAAGAAATGACGGGAGCTACCAGAAGCCGCGGTATAGAATTAGATATTACAGGAAATCCTACCCCAAATCTTTCAATTAACGCTGGTTACGCATATAACAATATGGTTTACACGGATACACCAGACTCTGACGGAAGTTTCGTAGAAGGAGAAAGATTGGTAAGAACACCTGCAAATACTGCGAACGCTTCTATCTTCTATACCTTACCAAAATATGTAAAAGGATTAAAATTAGGATTCACCGCATTCTACACCGGAGAAAGATTGGCTGGTTGGAATAATTTAAAAGATTCTAACGGAAACCAAAAAACCAACAGAATGTATGAAATTGGAGATTTCACTACTGTAGATTTCACTATTGGTTACCAATTTAAGAAATTTAATATTCAAGGAAGATTAGGAAACATTTTCGATGTGGTAGATTACAATGTGCACGAAAATTACTCTGTAAATCCTATTACTCCAAGAAACTTTTACTTAACATTTAATTATAAGTTTTAA
- the folK gene encoding 2-amino-4-hydroxy-6-hydroxymethyldihydropteridine diphosphokinase, with product MSLHYVVLLLGSNLGNTKSNLNRAIAKIENCLGNIIKSSEMIETQPVEFESSNVFRNMALVLVTSHSPCELLKKIKIIEKDMGRNYDSMVLGKYKDRIIDIDIVTFNGIIYDSKKLKIPHTKHLLEREFSRKILESLNVEK from the coding sequence ATGTCGTTACATTATGTGGTTTTGTTACTCGGTAGCAATTTAGGAAATACCAAGTCTAATTTAAACCGAGCGATTGCAAAAATAGAAAATTGCTTGGGAAATATCATAAAATCATCAGAAATGATAGAAACTCAACCAGTAGAGTTTGAAAGTTCTAATGTTTTTAGGAATATGGCATTAGTTTTAGTTACTTCACATTCTCCATGCGAATTGTTAAAGAAGATAAAAATAATTGAAAAAGATATGGGACGCAATTATGATTCTATGGTTTTAGGGAAATACAAAGATAGAATTATAGATATAGATATTGTAACTTTTAATGGTATAATTTATGATTCTAAGAAGTTGAAAATTCCTCATACAAAGCATTTATTAGAAAGAGAGTTTTCTAGAAAAATATTAGAAAGCTTAAATGTGGAGAAATAA
- a CDS encoding DUF4295 domain-containing protein, whose protein sequence is MAKKVVATLQSGQSKKMTKVVKMVKSPKTGAYVFEEKVMNADDVEAYLKK, encoded by the coding sequence ATGGCAAAGAAAGTTGTTGCAACGCTTCAATCAGGTCAGTCTAAAAAAATGACCAAAGTTGTGAAAATGGTAAAGTCTCCTAAGACTGGAGCTTACGTTTTCGAAGAAAAAGTAATGAATGCAGACGATGTAGAAGCTTATTTGAAAAAATAA
- the sppA gene encoding signal peptide peptidase SppA, with protein sequence MKDFIKNVFANIVAILLIGAVLLGIMIMIFVVSAMSGDQKPFVENNSVLTINFKGNILDSYTEKEESIFDFGQNKDVLLLDVVNAINNAKKDEKIKGISIEVDNLPAGITQIDDIRTAIEDFKKSGKFVYAYGNNMSQGSYYLASVADKLYLNPVGMVELKGLSTEVTFLKDFAAKYGIGVDVIRHGKFKAAVEPFIRNDISPENKEQLSTLLNDIWGNISTKIKASRKLDDATFKTAVDSLYGFMPELVVKNKLADQILQKSEYENLIKKQLKLKSDEKINRISVNKYINALDEEESSDNKIAVLYAAGEIFNGDEYQNIHSEKYVKYIKDLAEDDDIKAVVLRVNSPGGSGNASDEILFELQQLKLKKPLVVSFGDYAASGGYYISMAADKIYSSPNTLTGSIGVFGMIMNFKDLANRNGIRSDIVSTNANSQVYSPLSGAAPGTIPILTRSVESTYKRFVYFVTQNRKKSFEQIDAIGGGRVWSGTRAKQLGLVDELGSLQQAINYAATKAKLKDYSLDSYPRKSSPLEEFFKQTEEDEIAARVISKKVGKENYELFQKITNPKLNNGVQMALPYQITIK encoded by the coding sequence ATGAAAGATTTTATAAAAAATGTATTTGCAAATATAGTAGCCATTCTTTTAATCGGAGCCGTTTTGTTAGGAATAATGATCATGATTTTCGTAGTAAGTGCTATGAGTGGCGACCAAAAGCCTTTTGTAGAAAACAACTCGGTTCTTACTATTAATTTCAAAGGAAACATTCTAGACTCTTACACCGAAAAAGAAGAAAGCATTTTCGATTTTGGGCAAAACAAAGACGTACTCCTTCTAGACGTAGTAAATGCCATTAACAATGCAAAAAAAGATGAAAAAATCAAAGGTATTAGCATAGAAGTTGACAATTTACCTGCAGGAATCACTCAAATTGATGATATAAGAACTGCCATCGAAGATTTTAAAAAGTCAGGAAAGTTTGTGTATGCTTATGGCAATAATATGTCTCAAGGTTCATATTATCTTGCTTCTGTTGCAGATAAACTATATCTAAATCCTGTGGGAATGGTGGAATTAAAAGGATTGTCTACAGAAGTAACATTCTTAAAAGATTTTGCAGCAAAATATGGAATTGGCGTAGATGTCATCAGACACGGAAAATTCAAAGCTGCAGTAGAACCATTTATCAGAAATGATATTTCACCAGAAAACAAAGAGCAACTTTCTACACTTCTTAATGACATTTGGGGAAATATATCTACTAAAATTAAAGCTTCTAGAAAATTAGATGATGCTACTTTCAAAACCGCAGTAGACAGTTTATACGGTTTTATGCCAGAATTAGTCGTGAAAAATAAATTGGCAGACCAAATCTTACAGAAATCAGAATACGAAAACCTAATTAAAAAACAACTTAAGCTAAAGTCAGACGAAAAAATCAACAGAATTTCTGTAAATAAATACATTAATGCCTTAGATGAAGAGGAAAGTAGTGACAACAAAATTGCTGTTCTTTATGCTGCTGGAGAAATTTTCAATGGTGATGAATATCAAAATATTCACTCTGAAAAATATGTAAAATACATCAAAGATTTAGCAGAAGATGATGACATAAAAGCAGTGGTTTTACGCGTAAATTCACCTGGTGGAAGCGGAAATGCTTCAGACGAAATCTTATTTGAATTACAACAACTTAAACTTAAAAAACCTCTAGTGGTTTCTTTTGGTGATTATGCAGCTTCTGGTGGTTATTATATCTCCATGGCTGCTGATAAAATCTATTCTTCACCTAATACTTTAACGGGTTCTATCGGCGTTTTTGGCATGATTATGAATTTTAAAGATTTAGCCAATAGAAACGGAATTCGCTCTGACATTGTTTCCACTAATGCGAATTCGCAAGTTTATTCGCCACTTTCAGGAGCAGCTCCTGGAACTATTCCTATTTTAACCAGAAGCGTGGAGAGCACTTATAAAAGATTTGTATATTTTGTAACTCAAAACAGAAAAAAATCTTTTGAACAGATTGATGCAATTGGCGGTGGTAGAGTTTGGAGCGGAACCAGAGCAAAGCAATTAGGCTTGGTAGATGAGTTAGGCTCGCTTCAACAAGCAATTAATTACGCTGCTACCAAAGCAAAATTGAAAGACTATTCACTAGATAGTTATCCTAGAAAATCTAGTCCGCTAGAAGAATTCTTCAAACAAACTGAGGAAGATGAAATCGCAGCAAGAGTAATTTCTAAAAAAGTAGGAAAAGAAAACTATGAACTCTTCCAAAAAATCACCAATCCGAAACTGAATAATGGAGTACAAATGGCACTACCTTATCAGATTACGATTAAATAG